The sequence tttagcttgggccaaacctttaaaattgaCTCCCGGTTTtcaacttctaatatttttctaaggtttttgacggttttcactttttctcgtgcggtgccgggcagacttgaaccggttcaatcggttcaactgccaattCGTGGttttttcacggtttttcgcagaaaacacattttctgactcagaaaaacctactgagtccaaaaatcacctttaaatcctcaaattctcactctaactttacGGAGTCTAATCTGTgcaacataatcaattaattaactGGTTAATTAattgcggttcttacattctccccaccaaataaaaaattttgccctcaaaatttgaattacctgagaaaagctcggggtaatcctttcgcatctcggactccaattcccaagtgtgctcttctactCTTGCTAGCTCCCAAGCAACTTTAACCAATGAAACTTTCTTTCCTCGCAGCTTTTTCACACTAGCATCGTCGATCCTCACTGGCATTACTTGGAAAGTTAAGTTCTCCTTCAACTCAACCGACTCAGGCTCCAACACATGAGCCGCATCGGACGTGTACTTACGAAGCTGTGACACGTGGAGTACGTCATGCAGGTTAGACAGATGAAGTGGCAAAGCTACTTGATACGCCACCGTCCCGAATCTCTtcagaatctcaaacggtcctATATATCTTGGATTCAATttcttggttttgattgctcttcCAATACTAGTTGTCGGTATAACCCTGAGGAATACTTGCTCTCCCACTTCGAACTCTAAGGGTTTTCTTCTCCGATCTGCATAACTCTTCTGTCGACTCTGAGCAGTTAGAATCCTTGCACGAATCTTCTTAATTTTCTCAGCAGTCTCCGCTATCAAATTAGGACCCAAAACACTTACTTCACCggattcataccaacaaagtggagattggcacttccgtccatacaaggcctcatacggagccatccctaTAATCGCATGAAAGCTATTGTTGTACgtaaactccaccaatggcatgtaacgaTCCTAACTTCCgggttgatccaaaacacatgCTCTCAGCATATCTTCTAATGTCTGAATAGTCCTTTCTGACTGTCTATTCGTCTGTGGATGATAGGCAGTACTGAGACATAGCTTCGTACCGAAGgctctttggaaagctccccaaaaccttgatgtgaatcggggatcacggtccgacactatgctcgatggcacaccatgcaaccttactatctcctttATATACAACCTTGCTAACTCCTCCATAGAACAGTTCACtcggataggcagaaaatgagcagatttggttaagcgatccacaattacccaaatcgcatcaaatcccgacctagtcctcgATAAACCaatcacaaaatccattgcgattccttcccacttccactgagggATTTCAAGTGGCTGTAACATTCCCGATggtttctgatgctctatcttcaccttctAGCAAGTTAGACACTTGGATACCACTGTtgctacatcacctttcatcccaggccaccaaaacatcttcttcaagtcataatacatcttcgTGCTTTCAGGATGAACAGAAAACCCACTGTTGTAAGCTTCCGACAACAAACCTTGTCTCAAACTTCCGACATCCGGTATACAGATCCTTCCCTTGTATCTCCATAATCCTTCACTATCCTTAGTGAATTCTTTACGCCTCTTATCACCAACTGGTTGAAACAATTgctgaagcttctgctcatcttgCTAAGCCCTTTGTATCTCTGATTTAAACGTGCTTGAGATCTCTAACTAGTTCAAACAAGCTCTTccggcaacttcaccaatatccagcttAAGATCCAGAAACTTATCCACTAGCTCTtcttccttgattctcatccaagaAATTGTTAAAGATTTCCTCAATGCGTCTGCTACCACATTCGCCTTTCCGAGATGATAACTCagctcaaaatcataatctttaagcaactccatccacctcctctgacacatattaagctctttctgatcaaatatgtacttgagactcttatgatcagaaaagacaCTACACCTTACTCCGTACAAGTggtgcctccaaatcttcaatgcaaacacaattgccactaattccaagtcatgagttgggtaattcACCTTATGCGGTCTCAGCTGTCGCGATGCGTAAGTCACCACATTctggtgttgcatcaacacgcaacctaAGCCCTTCAGGGAAAcatcacagtatacttcaaacAGTTCATGCGGTTCCGGCAAGATCAAAATAGGTGCTGAAGTTAATCTCTACTTCAAAGTATGAAAACTCTCTTCGCACTCTGACGTCCACACGAATGGCACTTCTTTCCTTGTTAACTTTGTCATCGGTAGTGCAATCCGGGAAAATTCTTCGATAAATCTCCAGTAATATCTAGCTAAACCCAAGAAGCTTCTGACTTCCATCACCGTTGtcggtctttcccattccatcaccgcttctaccttagaagtatctacggctattcctcttttgctcaccacgtgacccaacaACTTCACTTCCTCCTTCCGGAATTCGCACTTGGACAACTTAGCATACAACTTCCGCTCCTTTaagatttgcaacacaatcctcaagtgCTCCTCGTGCTCCTTTTCCGTCTTAGAGTAAACTAAGATGtcgtctatgaaaaccaccatgaatttgtccaaaaagggacgaaACACTCTGtccatgtaatccatgaaaacagcaggtgcattcgttaacccaaaggacatcatCGTGAACTTGTAGTGTCCATAGCGCATCCTAAAGGCAGTCTTAGGGATATCATCCTctttcacccttatctgatggtaaccggatctcaaatcaaTCTTGGAACACACTCCGGCTCCTTgcaattgatccatcaagtcatctatccttggtagcgggtacttgttcttcacagtTACTTTGTTTAGCTGTCGGTAATCCACGCACAAACACATGCTTCCATCTTTtttcttcaccaataaaactggcgaTGCCTACGGtgatacactcggtcgaatgaacctcttgttcagaagctcttccaactgagtctttaactctgccagctctatcggagccattctaTAAGGCGCAATCGACACTGGTCCGGCTCCCGGCACCAATTCAATCGCAAATTCAATCTCCTTTGAGGTGGGAACTCAGGGATATCTTCCGGGAACACTTCTGGAAAATCTCTAACCACCGAAATCTGATCTAAGTCTTGGGTATCGCTCGAAGCATTAGCAGTTAACAAgatataaccctgacactcttCTCCACTACAGtgcaccattacagagttcagATAATATCCCGCAGATACCACTGCTCTATTTTCTCCTTCCGGCATAAACCGAATTGACcgctcaaagcaatccaacaaaactcaattcttcgacaaccaatcaaaccccaaaatcatctACAACCCAACCATTGGCAAATAAATCAAGTCATGCACAAAAtctctaccctcaagcttgaaacctacttgccTACACCCTGACCTAGTTATAACCGTCTGGtgcggagtatgtacatgcagGTCAAAAGGTAACTCTGATACTTTCAAACCTAGTTCCTCGACTTtagcaaataaaataaatgaatgcGAAGCCCCAGTATCATACAATGCAATTAAAGTCTTATCACCAATTAAACAAATACCTCTTATCAATGGATCCGCCTTGGAAGCATCCTTGGCATTCACAGCAAAGACTCGACCTTGATGCTGACTCTGGCCCGCATTCTGATTCCTCCCACGAGTGCAATCCCTTGCAATGTGGCCAGGAAACCTACAATTGAAGCAACCACCTAAACCAATCTTGCATGAGTTATAAGGATGGAAATGCCCATAATGTACACAAGTCAAATCCAGAGAATTCTTACTCTAATTTCCTCTCCCCTTAGTATACTGAAACTGAGTCTGAGTGTTCTTCCTGAAGCCTCCTTGACCTTAAAGTGCCTATCCTCCTCTTTTGAAGCTTTGAACCTTCAGATGGAAATACTTGCCACGCCCCTGACTAGAATTCCCTCCATGAGTTTCCTTGGACGAAGCTACCGTCTTGGCATACTCTTCAATCACCCTCGCCTTGTTCACCAAGTCGGAGAAGACACGgatctccataggagccacaaCAGTCATAATATTGTCCTTCAGCCTCCTTTGGTATTTAATACACTTCCAACTTTCATAAGTCTCCGAGGCTCCCTGacataccctagaaaacctacagaGTTCCTCAAACTTGCTTGTGTAGTCCGCCACAGATagggaaccttgcttcagctgcatcagTTCCATCTCCTTCTCTTCTCTTGCAGACTCGggaaaatacttcttataaaatgCCATCTGGAATATGTCCCACGGAACATCGGCGTTCTAAAGTTGTAGCAAGCGGCACTCAGCTTGCCACCAGTGTTGGGCCTCTCCTGTAAGCTGATAGGTGGCAAACTCGACATACTGATCGTTTCGAACGTGCTGCGCCTGTAAGACATGCTCCATTGTCTGGAACCAGTTGTCCACTTCAGTAGGATTAGTTGATCCTCGGAAGATTGGCAGATGAACCCTGAGGAACGTTACCAAGGTCATCGGAATACCCCCCGTATTATCACAATTTTCCTCAGCATTATCATGAGAATTTCCTTTGCCATTCCCATTTCTGTTTCCGGCCGGTTGGCCTAATCTTTGgacagcttgcagagtcgcagcagtATTAGCTTCCATAGTGTTAGCGAGGTTTTCCATTGCCTCCATGAATTTGGCATGATTGTCAACTGGTTCCTCATTCCTACTTTCTCGTGAACGTGCTCGACCTCGTCCGCGAGTGGCCATTAGgattcctgtctacaccaaacaaaaGATATCAagatgatcagtctcaatatcaaaagcctggTGCTTCAATTATTTCAAACAGGCACTCACCAACAAGCATGATATgcatatatcaagtagataactggtgcacaaaaattacttcacactatttaattccacacaactaaccagcaattgcactgggtcgtctaagtaatacctaatgtgagtaagggtcgatcccacggagattgttggcttgaagcaagctatggttatcttgcaactcttagtcaggatattaattagtggttatcaattgacttgcaaatgaacaagagagcatgaatcaaaggttacttgttatgcagtaaatgagaatatgttggagttttggagatgctttgccttttgaatctctgctttctctctatcttcttcttcacgcacgcacgtccctcctatggcaagctgtgtgttggaggatcaccgttgtcaatggctaccatccttcctttcagtgaaaatggtctaggtgcgctgtcaccgcacggctaatcatctgtaggttctcgatcataccggaataggattcgctatccttttgcgtctgtcactacgcccagcactcgcgagtttgaagctcgtcacagtcatccaatcccagaatcctactaggaataccacagacaaggtttagactttccggattctcaaggatgctgccaatggatactagcttataccacggagattccgattaaggaatctaagagatactcattcaatctgatgtagaacggaggtggttgtcaggcacacgttcataagttgagaatggtgatgagtgtcatggatcatcacattcatcataataaggcgtagatgaatatcttagataggaacaaacatgattgaatagaaaacagaaatactggcattaactcatcgaggcacagtagaactcctcacccccaacaatggagtttagagactcatgtcgtcaaaaggtacaaagttttgatctaaaatgtcatgagatacaaaataaatctctaaaagttgtttaaatactaaactagtaacctaggtttatagaaaatgagtaaactatgaaagatggtgcagaaatccatttctggggcccacttggtgtgtgctggggctgagactaaagcttctcacgtgcatagggctgttttgggcattcaacgccagctttggatccatttctagcgttgaactccaacttttgacttgtttctggcgctggacgccagactgcagcatggaactggcgttgaacgccagtttacgtcatctatccttgagcaaagtatggactattatatattgctggaaagccctggatgtctaatttccaacgcaattagaagcgcaccatttagacttctgtagctccagcaatttcattttgagtgcagagaggtcagaatccaacagcatcagcagtcctttttcagcctgaatcagatttttgctcagcttcctcaatttcagccagaaaatacctgaaattacagaaaaacacacaaactcatagtaaagtccagaaatatgaattctgcctagaaactaatgagaataaactaaaaactaactaaaatatactaaaatctatatgaaattaaccccaaaaagcgtataaaatacccgctcatcacaacaccaaacttaaactgttgcttgtcctcaagcaactagataaataaaatagaatacaaatgagtcaagaaataataatatctcagagtttttgagtgaagctcatattctaattagatgagcggggctagtagctttttacttccgaacagttttggcatctcgctttatccattggagctcagagtgattggcatctataggaacttagaattcagatagtgttattgattctcctatttcagtatgatgattctgggagaaattcctttgttttcttcttgatggggtcatcctgtgcttgttgtttttccattgatgctttggtgattggtcgctcaattgagatatacttagttattcccatccttactccagcgtccttgtagagcatagaaatcaagcttggataagccaacctggcatctttggaatttttgtttgtaattttgtaaaattcagttgaaatcagttgatgaacttccacttcttttcccatcatgatgcaatggatcatcactgctcttctaatagtgacttcagaacggttgctagtgggcagcagagaatgcccaatgaaatctagccatcctctggcgactggtttgagatcttcttttttgagttgatttggaacacccttcatgctggtggtccacctggctccagggatgcatatgtcctctagaatcttatccaggcccttgtctgttctcatcattctcctattgaaggagtctggatcatctttcagctaaggtagctttaagatctccctgatcctgtcagggtgggtatgaacaatctttcctctgaccaaggtccgatagtcatagatagcaaatccagatagtctttgcctgtttgtatgccacatattagcatagaactcctggaccatattccttcccactttcgtttcaggattggctaggatctcccagttcctgattcaaatttgctcctggatctccggatattcgtcttctttcagatcgaatctgacttccaggatcactgatcttagacccattattttgtaataatggtctgaatgttctttagttaagaacttcccttgattccaaagtggttttggaacgctttctttcttgcctcttggagtgggttgttttcctttaggagccatgatcttagtgatcacggataagcacaccaaacttagaggtttgcttgtcctcaagcaaaaagaaaagaaaggagagggagagaaggagagctaggtgcaatggtggatgggaggaAAGGgtggccgaacccatatttaaagggagaggggggtgggttttcgaaaaatagggagaaagataagatagaagatagcccaaatgctgcttctcctgggcgttcaacgcccagctgctgcttatttctggcgttgaacgccaggaagtcctttgttactgggcgtttttctgaacacccagaACGCTtaaatctggtgttaaacgcccagatagagcttctttctggcgttcaacgcccagatggctatccttactggcgttcaacgcccagtggatgcttctgttgggcgttgaacgcccaaaacagacttttactggcgttttcttgccaatgagctctttttctctgttttgcgtgcagaatccttctgtaaccctgtgaacttatacaattgactctttaccttaggatcaatgaactttatataaacaaataaaatcaagaatagggtaaaatgcttagaggaagtgatgccccatggctgggttgcctcccagcaagcgcttctttattatctttagctggaccttgctgagcttttaatctagcttcagccttgagcactcttgctcaacattgccttcaagatagtgcttgattctctgtccattaacaatgaacttcttatcagaatcaatatcttgaagctccacataaccatatggtgatacacttgtaatcacatatggtcccctccaccgggacttcagtttcccggggaatagcctaagcctagagttaaacaatagaaccttttgtcctggttcaaagattctagatgacagcttcctgtcatgccattttttttatttttctttataaagcttgccattttcgaaagtagtgaatctgaattcctctagctcatttagctggagcaatcttttttctccagctaatttggcatcaaagtttaggaatctggttgcccagtaggctttgtgttccagttccacgggcaggtgacatgccttaccatatacaagttggtatggagaggtccctataggagtcttgaatgttgttctgtatgcccatagagcatcatccaagcttcttgcccaatcctttctacgggtgcttacagtccgttctaggattctttttagctctctattagagacttcagcttgtccattagtctgtggatgatatggagtcgccaccttgtggcgaatcccataccggaccatggcagagtaaagctgtttgttgtagaagtgagtgcccccatcactgattagtactctagggaccccaaacctgttgaagatatatttctagaggaacttcagcactgttttagtatcattggtaggtgtggcaacggcctctacctattttgatacgtagtcaactgccaccagaatgtaagtctttgagtatgatggtgggaaaggtcccatgaagtcaattccccatatgtcaaacaactcaatctccaagattccttgttgaggcatggcgtaaccatggggcAAATTACcaactctctggcaactgtcacagttacgtacaaactctcaggaatccttgtagagtgtaggccagtagaaaccacatttgaggaccttggtggctgtctgctcacctccgaaatgtcctctatattgtgatccatggcaatgccataggatcctctgtgcttcttctctaggcacacatctccggattattccgtctgcacatctcttgaagagatagggttcatcccacaagtagtactttgcatcagtaattaNNNNNNNNNNNNNNNNNTTGAGCCTtatgtagtcaatacacatgcgccaccctgtaactgttcttgtaggaaccagttcattcttttcattatgaaccactttcatgcctccttttttggggataacttgaacagggctcacccaggggctatcagaaataggataaataatcacagcctccagtaatttggtgacctctttctgcaccacttccttcatggctggatttagccgcctctgtggttgaaccactggtttagcattatcctccaataagattttgtgcatgcatctagctaggcttatgcccttaaggtcacctatggaccacccaagagctgtcttgtgtgtccttagcacttgaatcagtgcttcctcttcctgtggatttaaagcagagcttatgatcactggaaaagtttcaccttctcccagaaatgcatatttcagggatggtggtaatgaNNNNNNNNNNNNNNNNNNNNNNNNNNNNNNNNNNNNNNNNNNNNNNNNNNNNNNNNNNNNNNNNNNNNNNNNNNNNNNNNNNNNNNNNNNNNNNNNNNNNNNNNNNNNNNNNNNNNNNNNNNNNNNNNNNNNNNNNNNNNNNNNNNNNNNNNNNNNNNNNNNNNNNNNNNNNNNNNNNNNNNNNNNNNNNNNNNNNNNNNNNNNNNNNNNNNNNNNNNNNNNNNNNNNtggctttgacagcattcaacttaaactcatcatcattgactctcagggttatttccccctgttggacatcaatgagagttcgtccagttgctaggaagggccttcctagaatgagagtagcactcttgtgctcctccatttccagcactacaaagtcagtgggaaaggcgaatggcccaactctgacaatcatgtcttcaatcacgcctgatgggtatttaatggagccatcagcaagttggagacatatccgggttggtttaacttcttcagttaaaccaagctttctgatagtggatgcaggtattaggctgatgcttgccccaagatcacataaagctatcttggtgcaattaccttctaatgtgcatggtatcagaaaactcccaaggtctttaagcttctcaggaaagcttttcagaatgactgcactgcattcttcagtgaggataactctttcaatttctctccaatccttcttatgactcaagatctctttcatgaacttggcataagaaggtatttgctcaagtgcctctacaaatggaatctttatttcaagagtcctgagataatctgcaaagcgagcaaattgcttatcctattcctcttggcggagtttttgaggataaggtatcttggtttACATTCCTCAACTTTAGTTgttgtaagtttatttcctacagaagtggttgaagaagcctttttaaatgggttgttatcagcacttgtgtgtgtctgatccctcactggcaattgagtgcctgagttagaagctggagtgacgttagacgccagctcctcctctgttcctggcgtttgaacgccagaattgtgcttcttttgggcgttcaacaccagattcttgcttgtttctggcattgaacgccagtcctgagcatggtctgggcgttcagcgccagccttccacccaacttctggcgttttagcaccagaattatttttccctgggctcttactgtcctcagatggattttgggtggtttgctcgtTTCTTGGTtttcttagctgtgtcatccgttttggaggaaagtattgattcaggaatttttctgtcagctgtttccatgtccttatgctagccttaggttggttatttaaccacctcttggcttgatcttttacagtaaatggaaacagcaataatctgtagacatcctgatctacctccttatcatgtactgtgtcagcgatttgtaaaaactgtgccagaaactctgtgggttcttcctgtggaagactggaatactggcagctttgctgcaccatgataatgagctgaggattcaactcaaagctactgactccaatggagggtatgcagatactactcccatatgaagcagtagaggggttagcatatgaccccagagtcctcctggactgttcatttccacttagatccatgatagagaaagggagatgatgtaaaataaaaattttatttttgtttatttatttatttatttaattatttcgaaaataaaataaattaaaataaaataaataaaaataggtgaagattttcgaaaaaatgaggagagagaaagtggttaggaagttttgaaaaagatatgatttggaaaagattttaaatttaaaaaaaatctgaattttaaaaaataattttcaaaaatttgttttaaaaatagagagaaaagatatttttgaatttagtgaggaaagagaaaaataataaaatagcacaagatttaaaatttttagatctaatgctccttgttttcgaaaattttggagggaaaacaccaaggaacaccaaacttaaaaattttaagatcaagacacaagaaaaactcaagaacactttgaagactcacaagaacacaagaacatgaagaaagaacaccaaacttaaaatttttagaaaaccaaactaaaattttcgaaaaacaaagaaaaatcaaccagaaaacaccaaacttagagtttggcacaagatttattcaaagaaaaattatttttgaaaaagattttaaaaataggatagccaattaccaagaacataagcaccatgctctaactaattgagctataaatttaaagtgttttaacaatgtataaataataaaagactctaaaccaaaaagaaaaatttttcctaatctaagcaacaaaataaaccgtcagttgtccaaactcaaacaatccccggcaatgaggaataccacagacaaggtttagactttccggattctcaaggatgctgccaatggattctagcttataccacggagattccgattaaggaatctaagagatactcattcaatctgatgtagaatggaggtggttgtcaggcacacattcataagttgagaatcgtgatgagtgtcacggatcatcacattcataataATAAGGCGcagatgaatatcttagataggaacaaacatgattgaatagaaaacagaaatactggcattaactcatcgaggcacagcagagctcctcacccccaacaatggagtttagagactcatgccgtcaaaaggtacaaagttttgatctaaaatatcatgagatacaaataaatctctaaaagttgtttaaatactaaactagtaacctaggtttacagaaaatgagtaaactatgaaagatggtgcagaaatccacttctggggcccacttggtgtgtgctggggctgaaactaaagcttctcacgtgcatagggctgttttgcgcgttcaacgccagctttggatccatttctggcgttgaactccaacttttgacttgtttctggcgctggacgccagactgcagcatggaactagcgttgaacgccagtttacgtcatctatccttgagcaaagtatggactattatatattgctggaaagacctagatatctactttccaacgcaattagaagcgcacaaTTTAAACTTCTGTacctccagaaattccattttgagtgcagagaggtcagaatccaacagtcctttttcagcctgaatcagatttttgctcagctccctcaatttcagccagaaaatacctgaaattacagaaaaacatacaa is a genomic window of Arachis ipaensis cultivar K30076 chromosome B06, Araip1.1, whole genome shotgun sequence containing:
- the LOC107647091 gene encoding uncharacterized protein LOC107647091, with the translated sequence MAFYKKYFPESAREEKEMELMQLKQGSLSVADYTSKFEELCRFSRVCQGASETYESWKCIKYQRRLKDNIMTVVAPMEIRVFSDLVNKARVIEEYAKTVASSKETHGGNSSQGRGKFPGHIARDCTRGRNQNAGQSQHQGRVFAVNAKDASKADPLIRGICLIGDKTLIALYDTGASHSFILFAKVEELGLKVSELPFDLHVHTPHQTVITRSGCRQVGFKLEGRDFVHDLIYLPMVGL